The Campylobacter sp. CNRCH_2014_0184h genome includes a window with the following:
- the mnmC gene encoding bifunctional tRNA (5-methylaminomethyl-2-thiouridine)(34)-methyltransferase MnmD/FAD-dependent 5-carboxymethylaminomethyl-2-thiouridine(34) oxidoreductase MnmC produces the protein MKKANIIIKNNAPFSLDFDDYYFNSSDGLSESEFIYTNAFEFQTKQTIIAELGFGIGLNFFLTLKRFIKEKKENQRLFYLSFENFYIEKETLREIYKNLGFYEEFKELLEQFLKFYPPCKDGVYRFYFQDCFLDLVFGDAKEKLQNLDFKADVWYLDGFAPAKNQEMFDEDIINKVAKNSKINAKILTFSSASILKKALINNNFQVQKIKGFRKREMIQAVFNGLEFEDKFAYFSTPSLKKEIQKIAIIGAGIAGASIACELSLRNVQVDVFEKENSLGKGASGNINGILSSLILKPDVLLGEFSQYAFLEASRFYRQILNLIPQGVYEFAHNELMQERFDSQKDNVLFEIINNQAFLKDGACIKPQELVKMLLQKSKARVFFEHEFKDYSYENEKFSLQFSNQKTLKDYDVLIYAQGADIKNFLEYKHMKLSSVRGQCTHLKPFLKNSHALSSKGYICPINEELNLQLIGASYDRLNQDITLLKKDDLQNIENIKEFLHVENLEIMGGKVGFRSYSSDRFAIIGQAYDENFYMQSYKALLWHKNKSQVAPNDFIPLYFSIAHGSRAFASAIIGARILSALIFDEPKIEKDFLHATHPARFLIRMLRKGKN, from the coding sequence ATGAAAAAAGCAAATATTATCATTAAAAACAATGCGCCTTTTTCTTTAGATTTTGATGATTATTATTTTAATTCTAGCGATGGTTTAAGCGAGAGTGAATTTATCTACACTAATGCTTTTGAATTTCAAACAAAACAAACTATCATTGCAGAGCTTGGTTTTGGTATAGGTTTAAATTTTTTCCTTACTTTAAAGCGTTTTATAAAAGAAAAAAAAGAAAATCAAAGACTATTTTATCTTAGTTTTGAAAATTTTTATATAGAAAAAGAAACATTAAGAGAAATTTATAAAAATCTTGGTTTTTATGAGGAATTTAAAGAGCTTTTAGAACAGTTTTTAAAATTTTATCCCCCATGTAAAGATGGAGTTTATAGATTTTATTTTCAAGATTGTTTTTTAGATTTGGTATTTGGCGATGCTAAAGAAAAGTTGCAAAATTTAGACTTTAAAGCTGATGTTTGGTATTTAGATGGTTTTGCTCCTGCTAAAAATCAAGAGATGTTTGATGAGGATATTATAAACAAAGTTGCCAAAAATTCAAAAATAAATGCCAAGATTTTGACCTTTTCCTCTGCAAGCATTTTAAAAAAAGCTTTAATTAATAATAATTTTCAAGTACAAAAAATTAAAGGTTTTAGAAAAAGGGAAATGATACAGGCTGTTTTTAATGGCCTTGAGTTTGAAGATAAATTTGCTTATTTTAGTACTCCAAGTTTAAAAAAAGAGATACAAAAAATAGCCATCATCGGAGCAGGTATAGCCGGAGCTAGTATAGCTTGTGAGCTTTCTTTAAGAAATGTTCAAGTAGATGTTTTTGAAAAAGAAAATTCATTAGGAAAAGGTGCTTCTGGAAATATCAATGGAATTTTAAGCTCTTTGATTTTAAAACCTGATGTTTTATTGGGTGAGTTTTCACAATATGCTTTTTTAGAGGCTAGTAGATTTTATAGGCAAATTTTAAATTTAATTCCACAAGGGGTTTATGAATTTGCTCATAATGAACTTATGCAAGAGCGTTTTGATAGTCAAAAAGATAATGTTTTATTTGAAATTATTAACAATCAAGCTTTTTTAAAAGATGGAGCATGTATAAAACCCCAAGAGCTTGTTAAAATGCTTTTGCAAAAAAGTAAGGCTAGGGTATTTTTTGAGCATGAATTTAAAGATTATTCTTATGAAAATGAAAAATTTTCTTTGCAATTTAGCAATCAAAAAACATTAAAAGATTATGATGTGTTAATTTATGCTCAAGGCGCTGATATTAAGAATTTTTTAGAGTATAAACATATGAAATTAAGCAGTGTTAGAGGACAATGTACTCATTTAAAACCATTTTTAAAAAATTCTCATGCTTTATCCTCAAAAGGCTATATTTGTCCTATCAATGAAGAATTAAATTTGCAACTTATTGGTGCAAGTTATGATAGGCTTAATCAAGATATAACGCTTTTAAAAAAGGATGATTTGCAAAATATTGAGAATATAAAAGAATTTTTGCATGTTGAAAATTTAGAAATTATGGGTGGAAAAGTAGGATTTAGATCATATTCTAGTGATAGATTTGCCATAATAGGTCAAGCCTATGATGAAAATTTTTATATGCAAAGTTATAAGGCGCTTTTATGGCATAAAAATAAAAGTCAAGTAGCACCAAATGATTTTATTCCTTTGTATTTTTCTATTGCTCATGGATCTAGGGCTTTTGCTAGTGCTATTATTGGAGCTAGAATACTTAGCGCATTAATCTTTGATGAGCCAAAAATAGAAAAAGATTTTTTACATGCTACTCATCCTGCAAGATTTTTAATCAGAATGTTAAGAAAAGGAAAAAATTAA